A single region of the Thioalkalivibrio nitratireducens DSM 14787 genome encodes:
- a CDS encoding helix-turn-helix transcriptional regulator, translating into MTAKIGIKIFRDDLNRQSGRNVMGRKERTFSRYAREAATLLGRRIRLGRLERRWTEQELADRAGISRATLQKIEKAELTVAIGLVFEVAALVGVVLFEADRESLTRHTARADEKLALLPAAVRKSGKPVDDAF; encoded by the coding sequence ATGACTGCTAAAATAGGCATCAAGATCTTTCGTGACGATTTAAATAGGCAATCGGGGCGTAACGTGATGGGCCGAAAGGAGCGAACCTTTTCCCGGTATGCGCGCGAGGCGGCGACGTTGCTCGGGCGCAGGATTCGGCTCGGCCGCCTGGAACGCCGATGGACTGAGCAGGAACTGGCCGACCGCGCGGGCATCTCGCGGGCAACGCTTCAGAAGATCGAGAAGGCGGAACTGACGGTCGCCATCGGCCTGGTCTTCGAGGTCGCCGCCCTGGTCGGCGTGGTCCTGTTCGAAGCGGACCGGGAATCGCTTACCCGGCACACCGCCCGCGCCGATGAGAAGCTCGCCCTGTTGCCCGCGGCCGTGCGCAAATCGGGAAAGCCGGTGGACGATGCGTTCTGA
- a CDS encoding type II toxin-antitoxin system HipA family toxin, which produces MRSEGSHTEVFVWVWLPGAVEPVVAGRLTAEGSRLLFHYGQRYLARDDAIALYEPELPLRPGVLPLRSGLSMPGCIRDASPDAWGRRVIVNRMLGARGASADTGQLDELTYLLESGSDRAGALDFQHSPTEYVPREADPASLEQLQEAAERVEHGLPLSEELAQALQHGTSLGGARPKAQIAGEGKKYIAKFSSASDLFPVVKAEFVAMRLAARAGLNVATVALDRSLNKDVLLIERFDRVLASDGWQRRLMVSALTLLELDEMMARYASYEDLAERVRHRFADASATLRELFGRLVFNILCGNTDDHARNHAAFWDGQSLRLTPAFDLCPQNRTGNEASQAMLITGAERLSRISACLHAARHFLLSRDEAIDLVGRQVRAIVEHWSGTCDDADLGAVDRTLLRGRQFLNPFAFEDLEGDAAHLKTLAEAWRAGAPRT; this is translated from the coding sequence ATGCGTTCTGAAGGATCGCACACGGAAGTCTTCGTCTGGGTGTGGCTGCCCGGCGCAGTCGAACCGGTGGTGGCCGGTAGGCTCACCGCGGAGGGGAGCCGGCTCCTGTTCCATTATGGCCAGCGCTATCTCGCGCGGGATGACGCGATTGCGCTCTACGAACCGGAATTGCCGCTGCGGCCCGGGGTGCTTCCCTTGCGTTCCGGGTTGAGCATGCCGGGTTGCATCCGGGACGCGTCTCCGGATGCCTGGGGTCGCCGGGTGATCGTGAACCGGATGCTTGGGGCCCGGGGGGCGAGTGCCGATACGGGCCAGCTCGACGAACTCACGTATCTCCTGGAATCCGGCTCCGACCGCGCGGGAGCGCTGGATTTCCAGCACTCGCCCACGGAATACGTACCCAGGGAAGCAGATCCGGCGTCGCTCGAACAACTGCAGGAAGCCGCTGAGCGCGTCGAGCACGGACTGCCGCTCAGCGAGGAACTGGCTCAGGCGTTGCAGCACGGTACGTCGCTTGGTGGCGCCCGGCCAAAGGCCCAGATCGCGGGTGAAGGGAAAAAGTACATCGCCAAGTTTTCCTCCGCGAGCGACCTCTTTCCGGTGGTGAAGGCGGAGTTCGTCGCGATGCGGTTGGCCGCTCGGGCCGGGCTGAACGTGGCGACGGTGGCGCTGGACCGCTCGCTGAACAAGGACGTGCTGCTCATCGAGCGCTTCGACCGTGTGCTTGCGTCGGACGGATGGCAGCGCAGGCTGATGGTGTCGGCACTCACGCTGCTGGAACTCGACGAGATGATGGCGCGCTACGCGAGCTACGAGGACCTCGCGGAACGCGTGCGCCATCGTTTTGCCGACGCCTCCGCCACCCTCCGGGAGCTCTTCGGCCGGCTCGTGTTCAATATCCTGTGCGGCAATACCGACGACCATGCGCGCAATCACGCCGCATTCTGGGACGGCCAGTCGCTGCGCCTGACGCCGGCGTTCGACCTCTGTCCGCAGAATCGTACCGGCAACGAGGCCTCGCAGGCGATGCTCATCACGGGAGCGGAACGCCTGAGCCGGATCTCCGCCTGCCTGCACGCGGCCCGGCATTTTCTGCTTTCGCGCGACGAGGCGATCGATCTGGTCGGCCGGCAGGTGAGGGCGATCGTCGAACACTGGAGCGGCACCTGTGACGACGCCGATCTCGGTGCGGTCGATCGGACGTTGCTCCGGGGCCGACAGTTCCTGAACCCCTTCGCCTTCGAGGATCTCGAAGGCGACGCCGCACACCTGAAAACCCTGGCCGAAGCATGGCGTGCCGGCGCTCCGAGGACTTGA
- a CDS encoding ElyC/SanA/YdcF family protein translates to MRSGIPNDREPGDAAAAQALGVDPARIVVLDTPTDTAREAYALREFLGTEARFVLVTSASHMPRSVQHFERVGLAPIASPTHVLTGRGRPVSVDNDKIGQSH, encoded by the coding sequence TTGAGATCCGGGATTCCGAACGATCGGGAACCGGGCGATGCCGCGGCCGCGCAGGCACTCGGCGTGGATCCCGCACGCATCGTGGTGCTGGACACGCCCACCGATACCGCGCGGGAGGCGTATGCGCTGCGCGAATTCCTGGGCACGGAGGCGCGCTTCGTGCTGGTGACGTCGGCTTCGCACATGCCACGCTCGGTGCAGCATTTCGAGCGGGTGGGGCTCGCGCCGATTGCATCGCCGACGCACGTGCTGACGGGGCGCGGTCGGCCGGTGAGCGTTGACAATGACAAAATTGGACAGTCACATTAA
- a CDS encoding transposase, with product MPYPRSALVSLDATPWYHVISRCVRRAFLCGEDAVTGRNYEHRRGWIVERLEQLAGVFAIDVAAYAVMSNHAHLVLRVDAERAQAWSQDEVLRRWTRLYVGPELVQHYVRNGEGGLCPAQLDAVHGWAETYRSRLADLSWFMRVLNQSIARMANAEDQVTGRFWEGRFKSHALLDEAAVLTAMAYVDLNPIRARMATVPEDSAFTSIAERLRKLRADDNEPTASATDVLSTYDSTQESDGQQKTVAAPPGIAGLSRVLETSETAVAVRTGAPAQSLAPTMEPLPTQPLESQLSTLPRAPLMPFDATGRMAAAIPFAFDDYLELVDATGQVIREDKKGYIPGETPQILERLNIDPGSFIATAGRMLQQFSTAIGTPGHLSAHCVTRNIAFLRGMSTARALFERKAA from the coding sequence ATGCCTTATCCCCGCTCTGCTCTGGTCTCTCTGGACGCCACCCCTTGGTACCACGTGATCTCCCGCTGCGTACGGCGGGCGTTTCTGTGCGGTGAAGACGCCGTTACCGGGCGCAATTACGAGCATCGGCGGGGCTGGATCGTCGAGCGCCTGGAGCAGTTGGCCGGTGTCTTTGCGATTGATGTTGCCGCTTATGCGGTGATGTCGAATCACGCGCATTTGGTCTTGCGCGTGGACGCGGAACGGGCGCAGGCGTGGTCGCAGGACGAGGTGCTACGGCGCTGGACGCGGCTGTACGTCGGGCCGGAGTTGGTGCAGCACTACGTGCGGAACGGGGAGGGTGGCCTGTGCCCTGCGCAACTGGACGCGGTGCACGGTTGGGCGGAAACCTACCGTTCTCGGCTGGCGGACCTCTCCTGGTTCATGCGGGTGCTGAACCAGTCCATTGCTCGAATGGCCAATGCCGAGGACCAGGTGACCGGGCGGTTCTGGGAGGGGCGGTTCAAGAGCCATGCCCTGCTCGATGAAGCCGCGGTGCTCACCGCGATGGCGTATGTCGATCTCAACCCGATTCGGGCACGCATGGCCACGGTTCCCGAGGATTCCGCGTTCACCTCGATTGCCGAGCGGCTGCGAAAGCTGCGCGCCGATGACAACGAACCGACGGCCTCGGCGACGGATGTTCTGAGCACCTACGATTCGACCCAGGAGTCCGACGGCCAGCAGAAAACCGTAGCGGCTCCGCCGGGGATCGCTGGCCTTTCGCGGGTACTCGAAACGAGCGAAACGGCTGTGGCCGTACGGACCGGGGCCCCAGCCCAGTCGTTGGCGCCCACGATGGAGCCGCTCCCCACCCAGCCGCTGGAATCCCAGCTGAGCACCCTGCCCCGCGCACCGCTGATGCCCTTCGATGCCACCGGCCGCATGGCGGCCGCGATCCCCTTTGCCTTCGACGACTATCTGGAACTCGTCGACGCCACCGGCCAAGTGATCCGCGAGGACAAGAAGGGCTACATTCCGGGCGAAACCCCGCAGATTCTGGAGCGGTTGAACATCGATCCCGGCTCGTTCATCGCCACTGCGGGGCGGATGCTGCAGCAGTTCAGTACCGCCATCGGCACACCTGGACACCTGAGCGCGCACTGCGTGACCCGCAACATCGCGTTTCTGCGCGGCATGAGCACCGCGCGGGCGCTGTTCGAGCGGAAGGCGGCCTGA
- a CDS encoding UPF0175 family protein has product MNKTLTIELPVDGLPSPAELPAHFAEEARFLLALKLFEQGRISSGKAGRLCDMRRVEFLLAASRAGVPVVDLQGDELTKEFS; this is encoded by the coding sequence GTGAACAAGACGCTGACCATAGAGTTGCCTGTAGATGGCTTACCCTCGCCTGCCGAGTTGCCTGCCCATTTTGCTGAGGAAGCGCGTTTCTTGCTCGCCCTCAAGCTTTTTGAGCAGGGCCGTATTTCTTCGGGAAAAGCGGGGCGGCTGTGCGATATGCGCAGGGTCGAGTTCCTCCTGGCAGCCAGTCGCGCCGGCGTGCCCGTAGTTGATTTACAGGGTGATGAGCTTACCAAAGAGTTTAGCTGA
- a CDS encoding DUF3368 domain-containing protein, which translates to MLPERAVVNAGPLVGLSLAGRLDLLPALFSEFWIPEIVFHEVAVAGLGLPGADVLIDARWRSHVRAAPESDPLLVAELDPGEAAVITLTRSLSPCLAIIDERRGRRIAHEVYGLPVKGTAGLLVEAHRRGLLNDVRSILLDLRRAGYFLSDAVIESACSATEHQ; encoded by the coding sequence ATGCTGCCCGAGCGTGCCGTAGTTAATGCTGGACCTTTGGTTGGATTATCCTTGGCCGGCCGATTGGATCTGTTGCCCGCTCTGTTTTCCGAATTCTGGATTCCGGAAATCGTGTTCCATGAGGTTGCCGTTGCAGGCTTGGGACTGCCTGGAGCAGATGTGCTGATCGATGCTCGCTGGAGATCCCATGTGCGTGCGGCTCCGGAGTCAGATCCGTTGCTTGTTGCCGAACTCGACCCCGGAGAAGCTGCAGTCATCACGCTCACCCGCAGCCTTTCGCCTTGCCTCGCGATCATCGACGAGAGGCGGGGACGCAGGATCGCCCACGAAGTATACGGCCTGCCGGTCAAGGGGACCGCCGGCCTTCTTGTTGAAGCCCATCGGCGTGGTCTTCTCAACGATGTTCGCTCTATCCTGCTTGATCTGCGGCGTGCCGGCTATTTCCTTTCGGATGCCGTCATTGAATCCGCTTGCTCAGCGACGGAACACCAGTAG
- a CDS encoding ElyC/SanA/YdcF family protein translates to MFATLKSLVATLLMPLPVVLLLVLLGVWMALRGWRRTGFVTGFAGFLLLFLAAWSPVADRLPEPLEQAYAPVLDVAALGDIVAVVVLGAGWEPDADWPAGTRLNDSSVHRLMEGLRLLEGLPEAKLVVSGGSRRADEAPVAQGYAAAAQALGVDPARIVVLDTPTDTAQEAYAVREFLGTEAHFVLVTSASHMRRAVRHFERVDWRRLPRRRIT, encoded by the coding sequence ATGTTCGCCACCCTGAAATCCCTCGTCGCGACCCTCCTGATGCCGCTCCCGGTCGTCCTGCTGCTGGTGCTGCTCGGGGTGTGGATGGCCCTTCGTGGTTGGCGCCGAACCGGCTTCGTCACGGGCTTCGCCGGGTTCCTGCTGCTTTTCCTCGCGGCCTGGAGCCCGGTCGCCGATCGGCTGCCGGAGCCCTTGGAGCAGGCGTACGCCCCGGTGCTGGACGTGGCAGCGCTGGGCGACATCGTGGCGGTGGTCGTGCTGGGCGCCGGCTGGGAGCCGGACGCGGACTGGCCCGCGGGCACGCGGCTCAACGACAGTTCGGTGCACCGCTTGATGGAGGGGCTGCGGCTGCTCGAGGGGCTCCCGGAGGCGAAGCTGGTGGTCAGTGGCGGCAGCCGCCGTGCCGACGAGGCGCCGGTGGCGCAGGGCTATGCCGCGGCCGCGCAGGCACTCGGCGTGGATCCCGCACGCATCGTGGTGCTGGACACGCCCACGGACACCGCGCAGGAGGCGTACGCGGTGCGCGAATTCCTGGGCACGGAGGCGCACTTCGTGCTGGTGACGTCGGCCTCGCACATGCGGCGCGCGGTGCGGCATTTCGAGCGGGTGGATTGGCGCCGATTGCCTCGCCGACGCATTACCTGA
- a CDS encoding helix-turn-helix domain-containing protein yields MNTEHISINLRRLRKDRGWTQAELADMAGFSLSGYRKLERARVGEPRPESLKQIARALDVPLRELMVPVRGLERVRFRSFKRLKSREQLLADVAIWLRDFADLEALIGEVVPHSLEELLPQSSGPRPGAIPEFAREVRAAFALDEREPVHDICGLLEARGVKVWSVAVPNDAFMGLSVGAQEVGGPAVVVNTWERLPVETWIFSAAHELGHLLMHLGAYDVHQVAEDNAEEAQANQFASHFLMPDGAFRREWEETAGLALVERVLKIKRIFRVSWRTVLYRVAGALPAGERAGVWARFNLEYKRRSGHTLLKHDEPGGIDAEVYHSVYGERPVGREPSGMDVCDFKEDRMARLVRRALESGTISLSRAAEILGLPLEDMRERTASWVA; encoded by the coding sequence ATGAATACCGAGCACATCAGTATCAACCTGCGTCGCCTGCGCAAGGATCGCGGCTGGACCCAGGCCGAGCTGGCAGACATGGCGGGTTTCTCGTTGAGCGGTTACCGCAAGCTCGAGCGTGCCCGGGTGGGAGAACCTCGCCCGGAGTCTCTGAAACAGATCGCACGGGCGTTGGATGTCCCTTTGCGGGAGCTGATGGTTCCCGTTCGGGGTTTGGAGAGGGTGCGTTTCCGTTCCTTCAAGCGGTTGAAGAGCCGCGAACAGCTACTGGCGGATGTGGCGATATGGTTGCGCGACTTCGCCGATCTTGAGGCGCTCATCGGTGAGGTGGTTCCACACTCGCTGGAAGAGCTGCTGCCGCAGTCGAGCGGCCCTCGACCCGGGGCGATCCCGGAGTTCGCCCGGGAGGTGCGTGCCGCGTTCGCGTTGGATGAGCGTGAGCCGGTGCACGATATCTGCGGACTGCTGGAGGCACGCGGGGTCAAGGTCTGGTCGGTGGCGGTCCCCAACGATGCCTTCATGGGTCTCTCGGTGGGTGCTCAGGAGGTGGGCGGCCCTGCCGTGGTAGTCAATACCTGGGAGCGGTTGCCGGTCGAGACCTGGATCTTCAGCGCGGCCCACGAACTCGGGCATCTTCTGATGCATTTGGGCGCCTACGACGTCCACCAGGTTGCGGAAGACAACGCGGAGGAGGCGCAGGCGAATCAATTTGCCTCGCATTTCCTGATGCCGGACGGCGCCTTCCGCCGCGAGTGGGAGGAAACCGCGGGTCTTGCTCTGGTGGAACGTGTGCTGAAAATCAAGCGCATCTTCCGGGTGAGCTGGCGCACCGTGCTCTACCGTGTCGCGGGGGCGTTGCCGGCGGGGGAGCGCGCCGGGGTCTGGGCTCGATTCAATCTGGAATACAAACGGCGGAGCGGGCACACGCTGCTCAAGCACGATGAGCCGGGGGGAATCGACGCAGAGGTGTACCACTCTGTATACGGCGAACGGCCGGTGGGCCGGGAACCGTCCGGCATGGATGTGTGTGACTTCAAGGAAGACCGGATGGCGCGACTGGTGCGGCGCGCTCTGGAGAGCGGAACCATTTCGCTCTCCAGAGCCGCAGAGATTCTTGGGCTTCCCCTGGAGGACATGCGCGAGCGGACGGCATCCTGGGTGGCCTGA
- a CDS encoding plasmid stabilization protein, whose translation MSRLTIDITEQQHQALKAMAALAGKSIKQFTLERLFPPGSEDQAAEELRALLAERVAEAHRGEYAQGTISEIAEKTLHSESSG comes from the coding sequence ATGAGTCGACTAACGATCGATATCACGGAGCAACAGCACCAGGCCCTGAAAGCCATGGCGGCCTTGGCCGGCAAGAGCATCAAGCAGTTCACCCTGGAGCGACTGTTCCCGCCGGGGAGCGAAGACCAGGCAGCGGAGGAACTCAGGGCGCTACTGGCTGAGCGCGTCGCCGAGGCCCATCGTGGCGAGTATGCACAAGGCACCATCAGCGAGATCGCCGAGAAAACCCTGCATTCCGAATCCAGCGGGTGA
- a CDS encoding type II toxin-antitoxin system RelE/ParE family toxin has product MNRAYVLTRSAQADLQEIIGYTQREWGIGQCRAYVERFETTATELALGLGSNGIHESAIVDS; this is encoded by the coding sequence GTGAATCGCGCGTACGTGCTCACGCGGAGCGCTCAGGCCGATCTTCAGGAGATCATCGGCTACACGCAGCGTGAGTGGGGTATCGGGCAGTGCAGGGCCTACGTCGAACGGTTCGAAACGACCGCGACCGAACTCGCCCTCGGACTCGGCTCGAATGGCATCCACGAGAGTGCCATCGTTGATTCGTAA
- a CDS encoding AbrB/MazE/SpoVT family DNA-binding domain-containing protein, which produces MTTATLTSKGQITIPKEIREQLLLHAGDKLDFSLTEAGDVLLRPVTRRVDEVFGRLRKPGQPALTPAEMDVAIHQQMKKSAT; this is translated from the coding sequence ATGACTACAGCCACTCTCACCAGCAAAGGGCAGATCACCATCCCCAAGGAAATCCGGGAGCAACTGCTGCTGCACGCAGGCGACAAGCTCGACTTCAGTCTGACCGAGGCTGGCGATGTCCTCCTCAGGCCTGTGACGCGTCGGGTCGATGAGGTCTTCGGGCGGCTCAGAAAGCCGGGACAGCCGGCGTTGACCCCGGCGGAGATGGACGTTGCGATCCATCAGCAGATGAAAAAAAGCGCGACATGA
- a CDS encoding PIN domain-containing protein has protein sequence MKAIDTNILVRFLVNDDPPQAEQVRQLFSGAERQRATYFVPLLVVLESIWVLESAYQVGRNELIEVFSDLLLLPVLEFEQREAVQAMLQTAGNDPLDLPDLLIAKSALRNGCDCIVTFDKKAARSDAFELLTP, from the coding sequence ATGAAAGCGATCGACACCAACATTTTGGTGCGCTTTCTGGTGAATGATGACCCGCCACAAGCTGAACAGGTGCGGCAGCTTTTCTCGGGCGCTGAGCGGCAACGCGCGACCTATTTTGTGCCGCTCCTCGTCGTGCTGGAGAGCATCTGGGTACTGGAGTCCGCCTACCAGGTAGGGCGCAACGAGCTCATAGAGGTATTCAGCGATTTGTTGTTATTACCTGTTCTCGAATTCGAACAGCGCGAAGCCGTGCAGGCGATGCTGCAGACGGCTGGGAACGACCCGCTGGATTTGCCTGATCTCCTGATCGCGAAAAGTGCGCTGCGGAACGGCTGTGACTGCATTGTGACCTTCGACAAAAAGGCCGCGCGAAGCGATGCCTTCGAGTTGCTGACACCCTGA
- a CDS encoding helix-turn-helix domain-containing protein has protein sequence MTTEALQRHARELAQVLRQRRKALGVTVQNAAAAAGMSRDTWYRMERGELTVTIAAWFNALAVLGLRFGVGLDKPETEAAASDTIPLAIALAEYPQLAALAWPMGEKTVLTPREAFDVYARNERHLNVAALTPREKALIDNLRTLFA, from the coding sequence TTGACGACCGAAGCGCTGCAGCGTCATGCCCGTGAACTGGCGCAGGTGTTGCGCCAGCGCCGCAAGGCTTTGGGTGTGACGGTGCAGAATGCGGCGGCTGCGGCCGGGATGTCCCGCGATACCTGGTATCGCATGGAGCGCGGCGAGTTGACGGTCACCATCGCGGCTTGGTTCAACGCGCTCGCGGTATTGGGGCTGCGCTTTGGTGTCGGTTTGGACAAGCCGGAAACCGAGGCTGCGGCGAGCGATACGATCCCGCTGGCAATCGCCTTGGCAGAGTACCCGCAGCTTGCGGCGCTTGCCTGGCCGATGGGTGAGAAGACGGTGCTGACGCCGCGCGAGGCGTTCGATGTCTATGCGCGGAATGAGCGGCATCTGAACGTGGCCGCGTTGACTCCGCGGGAAAAAGCCTTGATCGACAACCTGCGCACGCTGTTTGCCTGA
- a CDS encoding IS4 family transposase: MWEQSQIKRTLSAPANLARVQALIREAPELHRTGLADRVCATLGFLDARGRVQRAGCLKALRALERAGRITLPPARSTPGRGGQGRRLGEAVPAPQGVGREVTELEGLELVRVDTAEHRALWNELMAREHPRGMGPLVGAQVRYLVGSAQGWLGALGFAASALQLAARDAWIGWDPALRERHRHRVVGLNRFLLRPGVSCRNLASWTLGRAFRRLGADFEACHGYRPWLVETFIEPPHTGVSLRASNWRFVGETCGRGRQDRGHAAEETRKAIYVYELEPDWRARLGVGPAPARGDTPLEPAEGLDAQQWAEHEFGGAPLGDKRLTKRLVDSARRQGEDPLRAFTAVARDDWAAVKGYYRLIDQPEDSDVTPEHILAPHRACTQRRMQAQATVLCLQDGTDLNFTTRPQTRGVGVIGRNQTGAESLGLHLHSTLAVNADGLPLGVLQAQFEAPQPRGDAEPAQEEKKSFRWIAGLRDAAALAATLPNTRVISVADREADAFELYVEQQRHPAVELVIRAQHNRRLADGRRLFEVARATASRGSVELPVDGQSLRTKTSKRPERLGRAARTAELELRYTPITLRGTPAGADQPVTLELTVVHALERDPPKGEKPLEWFVLTTLAVASAEQAAEILRWYRLRWRIEDWHRVLKSGCKIDELGHHSVERLERAIAIRLVIAWRVMLMTLLGREAPALPPELLFSDVELRVLGDYAQSRRRPRPTRLQEAVREVAILGGYTNRNHDPPPGHQLMWHGYAKLTTMSFAYALRDEIE, translated from the coding sequence ATGTGGGAGCAGAGCCAGATCAAGCGCACGTTGAGCGCGCCGGCGAACCTGGCTCGGGTGCAGGCGCTGATCCGGGAAGCGCCGGAGTTGCACCGCACGGGGCTTGCGGACCGGGTCTGTGCCACGTTGGGTTTTCTCGATGCGCGTGGGCGCGTGCAGCGGGCGGGCTGTTTGAAGGCGCTGCGGGCGCTGGAGCGTGCAGGCCGGATCACGCTGCCGCCTGCGCGCAGCACCCCGGGGCGCGGGGGCCAGGGCCGGCGTCTGGGGGAGGCGGTGCCGGCACCGCAAGGCGTGGGCCGCGAGGTCACCGAGCTGGAGGGCCTGGAGCTGGTACGGGTGGACACCGCCGAACACCGGGCGCTCTGGAATGAGCTGATGGCGCGTGAGCACCCGCGCGGGATGGGGCCGCTGGTGGGCGCGCAGGTGCGCTATCTGGTGGGTTCGGCACAGGGCTGGCTGGGGGCGCTGGGGTTCGCGGCGTCGGCACTACAGCTGGCCGCCCGCGATGCCTGGATCGGCTGGGATCCGGCGCTGCGGGAACGCCATCGGCATCGTGTTGTTGGCTTGAATCGGTTCCTGCTGCGTCCGGGCGTTTCCTGTCGGAACCTCGCCTCGTGGACACTGGGTCGGGCGTTTCGGCGGCTGGGGGCTGACTTCGAGGCCTGCCATGGGTATCGTCCCTGGCTGGTGGAGACCTTCATCGAGCCTCCGCACACCGGGGTCAGCCTGCGGGCGTCGAACTGGCGTTTTGTGGGCGAGACCTGTGGCCGGGGTCGCCAGGATCGCGGCCACGCCGCGGAAGAGACACGCAAGGCGATCTATGTCTATGAACTCGAACCCGACTGGCGCGCACGGTTGGGCGTCGGTCCGGCACCGGCACGAGGCGACACGCCGCTGGAACCCGCCGAGGGTCTGGATGCGCAGCAGTGGGCTGAACACGAGTTCGGGGGTGCGCCCCTGGGGGACAAGCGATTGACGAAACGACTGGTGGACAGCGCCCGGCGCCAGGGCGAGGATCCGCTGCGCGCGTTCACCGCGGTGGCCCGCGACGACTGGGCGGCGGTGAAGGGCTACTACCGGCTGATCGACCAGCCGGAGGACTCCGACGTGACGCCGGAGCATATCCTGGCGCCGCATCGGGCGTGCACGCAGCGCCGGATGCAGGCGCAGGCAACGGTGCTGTGCCTGCAGGATGGCACCGATCTGAACTTCACCACCCGCCCGCAGACGCGCGGCGTCGGGGTCATCGGCCGCAACCAAACCGGTGCCGAGAGTCTGGGGCTGCATCTGCACTCGACGCTGGCGGTCAACGCCGACGGGCTGCCGCTGGGCGTGCTGCAAGCGCAGTTCGAGGCGCCGCAGCCGCGGGGCGACGCGGAACCGGCGCAGGAAGAGAAAAAGAGCTTCCGCTGGATCGCCGGTCTGCGCGATGCAGCGGCACTGGCGGCGACCCTCCCCAATACCCGGGTGATCAGTGTCGCCGACCGGGAGGCCGATGCGTTCGAGCTCTATGTCGAGCAGCAGCGTCACCCCGCGGTGGAGCTGGTGATCCGCGCCCAGCACAACCGCCGGCTTGCCGACGGGCGGCGCCTGTTCGAGGTCGCCCGGGCGACGGCGAGCCGCGGCTCGGTCGAACTCCCGGTCGATGGCCAGAGCCTGCGCACCAAGACCAGCAAGCGCCCCGAGCGCCTGGGCCGAGCGGCACGGACCGCGGAACTGGAACTGCGCTACACCCCGATCACGCTCCGTGGCACACCCGCCGGTGCCGATCAGCCCGTGACCCTCGAACTGACCGTGGTGCATGCGCTGGAACGGGATCCGCCGAAAGGGGAAAAGCCACTCGAATGGTTCGTCCTGACCACGCTGGCCGTCGCCTCGGCCGAACAGGCCGCCGAAATCTTGCGCTGGTACCGCCTGCGCTGGCGCATCGAGGACTGGCACCGGGTGCTGAAATCGGGTTGCAAGATCGACGAACTCGGCCATCACAGCGTCGAGCGCCTGGAACGCGCCATCGCGATCCGGCTGGTCATCGCCTGGCGCGTGATGCTGATGACCCTGCTGGGCCGCGAGGCCCCGGCGTTGCCGCCGGAACTGCTGTTCTCGGACGTCGAACTGCGGGTGCTCGGCGACTACGCCCAGTCCCGGCGCCGGCCCCGCCCCACCCGTCTCCAGGAAGCGGTCCGCGAAGTCGCCATCCTCGGTGGGTACACCAACCGCAATCACGATCCGCCGCCTGGCCACCAACTGATGTGGCACGGCTACGCCAAACTCACCACCATGTCCTTTGCCTACGCTTTACGAGATGAAATCGAATGA
- a CDS encoding nucleotidyl transferase AbiEii/AbiGii toxin family protein, which translates to MLQDRDTLARFFGLGRGPLAALPEVRADQYGIRAALPLKTGSIKFEIVFEARMTLDRPGPEDQIVGIATLAQVDLVATKLLANVDRWADDGVMSRDILDLAMLQPTPKTWSAAVQKAEDAYGAAVLQSLKKARARLLDDPQRLARCIEALQVSTPQALLYQRLKALP; encoded by the coding sequence GTGCTGCAAGACCGCGATACCTTGGCGCGGTTCTTTGGGCTGGGGCGAGGCCCGCTCGCGGCGCTGCCAGAGGTGCGTGCGGATCAGTATGGGATTCGCGCTGCGTTGCCACTGAAGACCGGTTCGATCAAGTTCGAGATTGTGTTCGAGGCGCGCATGACCTTGGATCGTCCCGGCCCCGAGGATCAGATTGTTGGCATTGCTACGCTGGCGCAGGTGGATCTCGTGGCCACCAAGTTGCTCGCCAACGTGGACCGCTGGGCCGATGACGGTGTGATGAGCCGTGACATCCTGGATCTGGCGATGCTGCAGCCGACACCGAAAACCTGGAGCGCTGCGGTGCAGAAGGCCGAAGACGCATACGGCGCGGCCGTGTTGCAATCGCTGAAAAAGGCACGGGCGCGGTTGCTCGACGATCCGCAGCGTCTTGCGCGCTGCATCGAGGCGCTGCAAGTCAGTACGCCGCAAGCGCTTCTCTACCAGCGCCTGAAGGCATTGCCTTGA